From a region of the Leptospira montravelensis genome:
- the purD gene encoding phosphoribosylamine--glycine ligase, with the protein MDHKFKVLLIGSGGREHALADAISKSKSLESLKVFPGNGGFSKDLLLDVKDISITDKSKFFDYIKSSGTNLVVVGPEDPLVNGLSDWCAEIGIPCFGPSAYCAQVEGSKHFAKEMMKRAKVPTASFAVFTDHESAWSYAQKEMLPLVVKADGLAAGKGVTVAFEMKEVKQALDEIFLESKFGESGNKVVLESFLEGEEASLFVITDGERYMCLPAAQDHKRAYDGDIGPNTGGMGAYAPAPIVTDVVLSKVKELVIEPMLAEFKSAGHPYKGLLYVGLMITKEGNPNVVEFNCRFGDPETQCVLRLLDEDILPIFYASAVGNLPIRNLKLKEGSSAVVVLAAKGYPDSPQKGMVLEIPPNEGNVVVYHAGTKRQENKILANGGRILGITSFGSSLKDAINDCYAFLTKTKAPDTFYRKDIGRRAL; encoded by the coding sequence TTGGATCATAAATTTAAAGTTTTACTCATTGGAAGTGGCGGAAGAGAACATGCGTTAGCGGACGCTATCTCTAAATCAAAATCTTTGGAATCTCTGAAGGTATTTCCTGGGAACGGTGGTTTTTCGAAAGATTTATTATTGGATGTAAAGGATATATCCATCACCGATAAATCCAAATTTTTTGATTATATAAAATCTTCTGGAACAAACCTAGTTGTGGTTGGGCCAGAAGATCCGCTTGTAAACGGACTTTCTGATTGGTGTGCTGAAATAGGTATCCCTTGTTTTGGACCTTCGGCTTATTGTGCGCAAGTGGAAGGTAGCAAACATTTTGCCAAAGAAATGATGAAACGGGCCAAAGTTCCAACAGCATCTTTTGCTGTATTTACAGATCATGAATCGGCTTGGAGTTATGCCCAAAAAGAAATGTTACCCTTGGTTGTCAAAGCCGATGGACTTGCTGCTGGAAAGGGTGTCACTGTTGCTTTCGAAATGAAGGAAGTGAAACAAGCGTTAGATGAAATATTTTTAGAATCAAAGTTTGGGGAAAGTGGTAACAAAGTAGTTTTGGAATCCTTTTTGGAAGGAGAAGAAGCCTCACTTTTTGTCATCACAGACGGGGAAAGGTATATGTGCCTTCCTGCAGCCCAAGACCACAAACGTGCTTATGATGGAGACATCGGGCCAAACACAGGTGGAATGGGAGCTTATGCACCGGCTCCGATTGTAACGGATGTCGTACTTTCTAAGGTAAAGGAACTTGTCATAGAGCCAATGTTAGCTGAATTTAAGTCGGCAGGCCATCCTTACAAAGGACTTCTTTATGTTGGTCTTATGATTACCAAAGAAGGAAATCCAAATGTAGTGGAATTTAACTGTCGATTTGGAGATCCAGAAACGCAGTGTGTGCTACGTTTGTTGGATGAAGATATTTTACCGATTTTTTATGCCTCGGCAGTAGGAAACCTTCCGATCCGAAATCTAAAATTAAAAGAGGGATCTTCTGCTGTGGTGGTTCTTGCGGCCAAAGGGTATCCGGATTCTCCGCAAAAAGGAATGGTTTTGGAAATTCCACCAAACGAAGGGAATGTGGTAGTTTACCATGCGGGAACCAAACGCCAAGAAAACAAAATTTTGGCAAACGGTGGGCGGATTTTAGGAATTACTTCCTTTGGAAGTTCTTTAAAGGATGCAATTAATGATTGTTATGCGTTTTTAACAAAAACCAAAGCACCTGATACGTTTTATAGAAAAGACATAGGAAGGCGCGCGCTCTAA